A genome region from Dehalococcoidia bacterium includes the following:
- a CDS encoding DUF1786 domain-containing protein codes for MRILAVDVGTGTQDVLLFDPAREIENCLQLILPSPTVVVAERIRAATRRRDPVVLTGRQMGGGPSAWAARDHALAGLPIAATPEAATTFDDDLDRVREMGITLVSEEEAARLPGVHLRLGDIDRARLLSILAAYDVPPPEGWAAAVFDHGAAPPGVSDRAFRFDYLASRIDEGLTGLGFLAAEIPPQMSRLRAVAAELNESGPLLVMDTGPAAVLGALDDPAVCCPGIVANLGNFHTLAYALDEDGIAGLFEHHTGELTAFQLERLLRRLADGTLTNREVFESQGHGAIVRRSLPRAPLAITGPRRALLAGSALQPYLAVPHGAMMLAGCFGLLRAWAAKDAAVREQVERRLGPGRPLKSVR; via the coding sequence GTGAGGATCCTCGCTGTCGACGTCGGAACGGGCACCCAAGACGTTCTGCTCTTCGACCCGGCGCGGGAGATCGAAAACTGTCTTCAGCTGATCCTGCCGTCGCCGACGGTGGTTGTTGCGGAACGGATTCGCGCCGCGACCCGGCGCCGCGACCCGGTTGTGCTGACGGGCCGGCAGATGGGCGGAGGGCCCTCGGCGTGGGCGGCGCGCGACCATGCGCTCGCCGGACTGCCAATCGCCGCGACCCCTGAAGCTGCGACGACCTTCGACGACGATCTCGACCGTGTAAGGGAGATGGGGATCACGCTCGTCTCGGAGGAGGAAGCGGCGCGCTTGCCCGGCGTTCACCTCCGTCTCGGGGATATCGACCGCGCGCGGCTGCTCAGCATTCTTGCCGCCTATGACGTGCCGCCGCCTGAGGGGTGGGCGGCAGCGGTCTTTGACCACGGCGCTGCCCCGCCGGGCGTCAGCGACCGCGCCTTCCGCTTCGACTACCTCGCCAGTCGGATCGATGAGGGGCTGACTGGGCTCGGCTTCCTCGCGGCGGAGATCCCGCCGCAGATGAGCCGGCTCCGTGCCGTGGCTGCGGAACTGAACGAGAGCGGGCCGCTGCTGGTCATGGATACCGGGCCGGCGGCGGTGCTTGGGGCGCTCGATGACCCGGCGGTATGCTGCCCTGGCATTGTCGCGAACCTCGGCAATTTCCATACGCTCGCCTACGCGCTTGACGAAGACGGGATCGCGGGTCTCTTCGAGCATCACACGGGCGAGCTGACGGCATTCCAGCTTGAGCGCTTGCTCCGACGGCTCGCTGATGGCACGCTCACCAACCGTGAAGTGTTCGAGAGCCAAGGTCACGGCGCGATTGTGCGCCGTTCTCTCCCGCGGGCTCCTCTTGCAATTACCGGCCCGCGGCGGGCGCTCCTTGCTGGGTCGGCACTGCAGCCTTACCTTGCGGTTCCTCATGGCGCAATGATGCTCGCCGGCTGCTTCGGTCTGCTGCGCGCCTGGGCCGCCAAAGATGCTGCGGTGCGCGAACAGGTCGAGCGGCGTCTTGGCCCGGGGCGTCCCCTAAAGAGCGTGCGCTGA
- a CDS encoding PaaI family thioesterase, producing the protein MSASTSRQPRYQGCFVCGAANPIGLNLTFWQDGETVWTEFTPDERHQGYPGIVHGGLLYAILDEVTGRAAYLRASWVVTARAEVRYLQPARLGEALRFTGRIVSERSRALELAGEARRADDNALVATLRGLFVRLPDARIRELEEIIRFED; encoded by the coding sequence ATGAGCGCGTCGACTAGCCGCCAGCCGCGCTACCAGGGCTGCTTCGTCTGCGGAGCAGCCAATCCGATCGGGCTCAACTTGACGTTCTGGCAAGACGGCGAGACCGTGTGGACGGAGTTCACGCCGGACGAGCGCCACCAAGGCTACCCCGGCATCGTCCACGGCGGGCTGCTCTACGCGATCCTCGACGAAGTGACCGGCCGGGCAGCCTACCTGCGCGCCTCGTGGGTCGTTACCGCGCGCGCCGAAGTGCGCTACCTCCAGCCAGCGCGCCTTGGCGAGGCGCTGCGGTTCACCGGGCGGATCGTCAGCGAGCGCTCGCGCGCCTTGGAACTCGCTGGCGAGGCGCGCCGCGCCGATGACAACGCTCTCGTCGCCACCCTCCGCGGGCTGTTCGTCCGCCTGCCGGACGCGCGCATTCGCGAACTGGAAGAGATTATCCGCTTCGAGGACTAG
- a CDS encoding pyridoxamine 5'-phosphate oxidase family protein, whose product MEHKFIDHYRAMTRAEILAREREAPPEDAERVRAEVKAFIQHHAPGTAKFLITHRKDGRAHCRPVSAFTEGWTVQTISQREHLKNRHIRNNPQVGYLWVELNPPGDRWLKSVWLQGVCEIIEDPEEIQAFYERRRAVTGFGDLHPGDDWVRLLLRTTPTLVRAEGFLGRDTPALYRDFSR is encoded by the coding sequence GTGGAGCACAAATTCATCGACCACTACCGAGCGATGACGCGAGCGGAAATCCTTGCGCGCGAGCGCGAAGCACCGCCAGAAGATGCGGAGCGCGTCCGCGCGGAGGTGAAAGCGTTTATCCAGCATCACGCGCCGGGAACGGCCAAGTTTCTGATCACCCACCGCAAGGACGGCCGAGCGCACTGCCGACCGGTGAGCGCCTTCACCGAAGGGTGGACCGTGCAGACGATCAGCCAGCGCGAGCACCTCAAGAACCGCCATATCCGCAACAACCCGCAGGTAGGCTACCTCTGGGTCGAACTGAACCCGCCGGGCGACCGGTGGCTGAAGAGCGTCTGGCTGCAAGGCGTCTGCGAGATCATCGAGGACCCGGAAGAGATCCAAGCGTTCTACGAGCGCCGGCGCGCAGTCACCGGCTTCGGCGACCTCCACCCGGGAGACGACTGGGTTCGCCTTCTGCTGCGCACCACGCCGACGCTTGTCCGCGCAGAGGGGTTTCTCGGCCGCGATACGCCGGCGCTCTACCGCGACTTCTCGCGCTGA
- a CDS encoding rhodanese-like domain-containing protein, with protein MIRGAMRVVAVFAFWLLLVGCAAPSAPGAGTPPSATPTTAQVARVSPAQAKAIADGGRGVIIDVRTAAEFEQRRIAGAIHAPLDAIQANPRLPVLAAIPADQELILYCT; from the coding sequence GTGATTCGAGGTGCTATGCGGGTCGTTGCCGTTTTCGCCTTCTGGCTCCTCCTTGTTGGCTGTGCTGCGCCGAGCGCTCCTGGGGCGGGCACGCCCCCCAGCGCAACACCGACCACGGCGCAAGTAGCGCGCGTCTCGCCGGCGCAGGCGAAGGCGATCGCCGACGGCGGCCGCGGCGTCATCATTGACGTCCGCACTGCGGCGGAATTTGAACAGCGGCGGATTGCCGGCGCGATCCATGCGCCCCTAGACGCCATTCAGGCGAACCCGCGGCTGCCGGTCCTCGCCGCCATCCCTGCCGACCAAGAGCTGATCCTCTACTGCACCTGA
- a CDS encoding DUF4173 domain-containing protein, with amino-acid sequence MLPVAGGLVLASPLLCLFTALFISADRVFAGYVGDLLSQFAFRDLLQQGGLIALFSWLAVGALDLALGPKERDPLRALFGAPGAPTVVALPRLGFVEATIALVLVDLLFLAFVAIQLQYLFLGPDHLALRGDGISYAQYAREGFFQLLVAAILTLGVIWTLEWRTRREQPAQRIVFNALATVMVACAVVMLLSSFRRLFLYELEFGFTQARLFSHGVTLWLGAVFAFFVAALWTGRSRILSAGLLGSCIAFVIGLNALDPDAFIAARNIERLTVYGKSLDVAYLGRTSTDAVPTLVAALDTLPPAEQRELATILRRKQRELAGQERDWRSANLSVLLARQALDARFGPPLREERSSRPFDALFPEDVGATASRQGR; translated from the coding sequence ATGCTGCCGGTCGCCGGCGGGCTCGTTCTCGCCTCTCCCCTGCTCTGCCTCTTCACCGCCCTCTTCATTTCGGCCGACCGCGTTTTCGCCGGCTATGTCGGCGATTTGCTCTCTCAGTTCGCCTTCCGCGATCTCCTGCAGCAAGGAGGGCTCATCGCCTTGTTCAGCTGGCTGGCAGTGGGAGCGCTCGATCTCGCGCTCGGTCCAAAAGAGCGCGACCCGCTGCGGGCGCTCTTCGGCGCGCCGGGCGCGCCGACCGTGGTCGCTCTGCCGCGGCTTGGCTTTGTCGAGGCGACGATCGCGCTCGTCCTTGTCGACCTGCTCTTTTTGGCGTTCGTCGCGATCCAGCTCCAGTATCTCTTCCTCGGGCCGGACCATCTCGCGCTGCGCGGAGACGGTATCTCGTACGCGCAGTACGCCCGCGAAGGGTTCTTTCAGCTCCTTGTGGCGGCGATCCTGACGCTCGGCGTCATCTGGACGCTGGAATGGCGCACGCGGCGCGAGCAGCCGGCGCAGCGGATTGTTTTCAACGCGCTCGCGACGGTGATGGTCGCCTGCGCGGTGGTGATGCTTCTCTCCTCATTCCGGCGGCTGTTTCTCTATGAACTGGAATTCGGCTTCACCCAAGCTCGGCTCTTTTCTCATGGAGTGACGCTCTGGCTGGGAGCGGTGTTCGCCTTCTTCGTCGCCGCGCTGTGGACCGGTCGCAGCCGGATCCTCTCAGCGGGGCTGCTCGGGTCGTGCATCGCGTTCGTCATCGGGCTGAACGCGCTCGACCCAGACGCTTTCATCGCTGCCCGCAATATCGAGCGGCTGACCGTTTACGGCAAATCGCTCGACGTGGCGTACCTCGGCCGGACGTCAACCGACGCCGTGCCGACCCTCGTCGCAGCGCTCGACACCCTGCCGCCCGCAGAGCAGCGCGAGCTGGCGACGATCCTCCGCCGCAAGCAGCGCGAACTCGCAGGGCAAGAACGCGACTGGCGCAGCGCCAACCTCTCGGTCCTCCTCGCTCGCCAAGCGCTCGATGCCCGCTTCGGGCCGCCGCTGCGTGAAGAGCGGAGCAGCCGACCCTTCGACGCTCTCTTTCCCGAGGACGTCGGCGCAACCGCTTCTCGACAAGGGCGCTAG
- a CDS encoding MFS transporter — protein MFYGWWIVIACGAILGTVIGFSFFAFGAFFAPLEAEFGWTRGQISSAVSLSFLAGGTLSFVVGRLVDRIGPRAVIACGGVVLGGALILFSLISQFWQLMAVLLLMSVGRVASTNPALNVTIATWFIRRRGLAFGLSRIGLSVGSLVAVPFTAAVITAFGWRTAVQVSAALTLAIVVPLAVLVLRRRPADLGLRPDGDPPAAPASGIAPAHGESTLGATFRDAVRTRAFWAIAIAMVCYFFGTDALNLHLVPFLTGRGMDYQAAAAVAGAIPATYMIGGLVGGALADRWSPRLVLAVAFAMTALSMAGLWAVGGSALIWVVVPIFGIAAGGVIAVHASFIADLFGLRAYGSILGAVFLVMTAGTVLGPMTAGLLFDHTGSYDLPFLLFVLMELVGGSVILLARPPRPALTPVAEAV, from the coding sequence ATGTTCTACGGCTGGTGGATTGTCATCGCGTGCGGCGCGATCCTCGGCACGGTGATCGGGTTCAGCTTTTTCGCCTTCGGGGCGTTCTTCGCGCCGCTCGAAGCGGAGTTCGGCTGGACGCGCGGCCAGATTTCATCGGCCGTGTCGCTTTCGTTTTTGGCCGGCGGGACTCTCTCTTTCGTCGTCGGCCGGCTCGTCGACCGCATCGGGCCGCGCGCGGTCATCGCCTGCGGCGGCGTGGTGCTCGGCGGGGCGCTCATTCTCTTCTCGCTCATCAGCCAGTTTTGGCAGCTGATGGCCGTTCTGCTCCTCATGTCGGTCGGCCGCGTCGCCTCGACGAACCCGGCGCTCAACGTCACGATCGCGACGTGGTTCATCCGCCGCCGCGGGCTCGCCTTCGGTCTCTCCCGCATCGGGCTGAGCGTCGGGTCGCTCGTGGCGGTGCCGTTCACCGCCGCCGTGATCACGGCCTTCGGCTGGCGGACAGCGGTCCAAGTAAGCGCGGCGCTGACGCTCGCGATTGTCGTGCCGCTCGCGGTCCTCGTCCTGCGTCGCCGTCCTGCCGATCTCGGGCTCCGGCCGGATGGCGACCCGCCGGCCGCGCCGGCGTCCGGCATTGCTCCCGCTCACGGGGAATCGACCCTCGGCGCGACGTTTCGCGATGCCGTCCGAACGCGCGCCTTCTGGGCGATCGCCATCGCGATGGTCTGTTATTTCTTCGGGACCGACGCACTCAATCTCCACCTGGTGCCTTTTCTGACTGGGAGGGGAATGGACTACCAAGCGGCGGCGGCAGTTGCCGGCGCGATCCCTGCCACCTACATGATTGGAGGACTGGTCGGCGGCGCCCTCGCCGACCGCTGGTCGCCGCGGCTCGTGCTGGCGGTCGCCTTTGCAATGACGGCGCTTTCGATGGCGGGGCTGTGGGCCGTTGGCGGGAGCGCGCTCATCTGGGTGGTTGTCCCGATCTTCGGCATCGCCGCTGGCGGTGTCATCGCGGTTCACGCCTCGTTCATCGCCGATCTCTTCGGCCTGCGAGCGTATGGCTCGATCCTCGGCGCGGTCTTCCTCGTGATGACGGCCGGCACCGTCCTGGGGCCGATGACGGCCGGCCTTCTCTTCGATCACACCGGGAGCTATGACCTTCCGTTTCTCCTGTTTGTCCTGATGGAGCTCGTGGGGGGCAGCGTCATCTTGCTTGCCCGTCCGCCTCGGCCGGCGCTCACTCCTGTTGCGGAGGCGGTCTAG
- a CDS encoding ABC transporter substrate-binding protein — MGHKFWKATLAIALLLAGCTPAPTGGLAPGAPAPPGEQRAENQVIRVGVNALPNNLTPQATTTFNHMFYPLYDSLTVLNNRYEPQPQVAERWELSGDGLTWRFFIRKDLKWPDGSSLTAQDVVFTIRTTLEQNWANRTNLASIQEAVAVDDWTVEIRTRIPDMALVNNGIYTYIVPQKYFESVGFEGFVQRPVGSGPYELVEYQAGQIARFRKKASGHPFRQVQHDELIFQVLPQATAQISGLRTGEIDLVTQVSYVGDQVETLRRAGLEIIVSETANITFNFPKVTFETNNTPLRDKRVREALNYAVDKEAIANIIFKGLNRAVGQYGTPGSPFWDDSVRPIPYNPARARQLLAEAGYPNGFKLTLDTTPGFVPPDVALAVQSNLRDVGVEVEINQIEAAAFFDKYFGRAAKGDIFPLQSGESNGFFGSLRNAFSCTGPGGSPGLGFYCNPEFDQLIAQAYAERDPAKRREIFLRANKVIREDFPGIFLVTQPALTVHNPKIKGISLMTPNIYRFDSAYRVQ, encoded by the coding sequence ATGGGACACAAGTTCTGGAAGGCAACCCTCGCAATCGCGCTCCTTCTTGCCGGGTGTACGCCCGCGCCGACCGGCGGCCTCGCTCCTGGCGCGCCCGCGCCGCCGGGTGAACAGCGTGCCGAGAACCAAGTGATCCGGGTCGGCGTCAACGCGCTCCCGAACAATCTCACCCCCCAAGCGACGACCACATTCAACCATATGTTCTACCCGCTCTACGACTCGCTGACGGTGCTGAACAACCGCTATGAGCCGCAGCCGCAAGTCGCAGAGCGCTGGGAGCTGTCGGGCGATGGGCTGACCTGGCGCTTCTTCATCCGCAAGGATTTGAAGTGGCCGGATGGGTCCAGCCTGACGGCGCAGGATGTCGTCTTCACCATCAGGACGACCCTCGAGCAGAACTGGGCGAACCGCACCAACCTCGCGAGCATTCAAGAGGCGGTGGCGGTCGACGACTGGACCGTTGAGATCCGTACCCGCATTCCAGACATGGCGCTGGTGAACAACGGGATCTACACCTACATTGTGCCGCAGAAATATTTCGAGTCGGTCGGCTTCGAGGGGTTTGTCCAGCGGCCGGTCGGCAGCGGGCCGTATGAACTGGTCGAATATCAGGCCGGCCAGATCGCCCGCTTCCGCAAGAAGGCGTCCGGCCACCCCTTCCGCCAAGTGCAGCACGACGAACTGATCTTCCAAGTGCTGCCCCAAGCCACCGCTCAGATCAGCGGACTGCGCACCGGCGAGATCGACCTCGTCACCCAAGTTTCCTACGTGGGCGACCAAGTCGAAACGCTGCGGCGGGCTGGCCTTGAGATCATTGTCAGCGAGACGGCGAACATCACGTTCAACTTCCCCAAAGTGACCTTCGAGACGAACAACACTCCGCTTCGGGACAAGCGGGTGCGCGAGGCGCTCAACTACGCGGTTGACAAAGAGGCGATCGCGAATATCATCTTCAAAGGGCTCAATCGCGCGGTCGGCCAGTACGGCACGCCGGGCTCCCCGTTCTGGGATGACTCGGTGCGGCCGATCCCCTACAACCCAGCGCGCGCTCGTCAGCTGCTTGCTGAGGCGGGCTACCCGAACGGCTTCAAGCTGACGCTGGATACGACGCCCGGCTTTGTCCCGCCTGATGTCGCGCTCGCAGTGCAGTCCAACCTGCGCGATGTGGGCGTTGAGGTCGAGATCAACCAGATCGAGGCGGCGGCCTTCTTCGACAAGTATTTCGGTCGTGCCGCCAAGGGCGATATCTTCCCGCTCCAGTCGGGCGAATCGAACGGCTTCTTCGGCTCGCTCCGCAACGCCTTCTCCTGCACCGGGCCCGGCGGAAGCCCCGGCCTCGGCTTCTACTGCAACCCCGAGTTCGATCAGCTGATCGCCCAGGCCTACGCCGAGCGCGACCCGGCGAAGCGGCGGGAGATCTTCCTGCGCGCCAACAAGGTCATCCGCGAGGACTTCCCCGGGATCTTCCTCGTGACGCAGCCGGCGCTCACCGTCCACAATCCGAAGATCAAGGGCATCTCGCTGATGACCCCGAACATCTACCGCTTCGATAGCGCCTATCGCGTCCAGTAA
- the fabF gene encoding beta-ketoacyl-ACP synthase II, whose product MTSADPYSASRPPRSLLEQSIEEAVEEAEEALGRPPEARPLLESLRPGRARHRVVVTGLGAMTALGESPDAFWAALLAGESGVGPMTLTDPTNYPCRIAAEVRTFDPRNYLDAKEARRMARFTQLAVAAADQAIQAAGLRPEAEDRDRIGVLIGNGNGGFPNIDAEMRTLVARGGMKVSPLFFPMILPNMAASQISLRHRLTGYSSTVTTACAAATQAIGEAVELIRRGAQDVMIAGGTEAGISELGLAGFCVMRALATDNDDPPRASRPFDLTRNGFVPAEGAAILILESLEHALAREAVILAEITGYGASADAYHLVAPDPEGRGAALAMLRAIADAGLSPSDISWINAHATSTELGDVAETNAIKRAFGEAAYRIPVSATKSMIGHALGAAGGLEAVACVLAIRDQQIHPTINLRTPDPACDLDYVTEGARKIRVQHVLSNSFGFGGQNACLVFSRYERVD is encoded by the coding sequence ATGACCTCCGCTGACCCGTACTCCGCCTCGCGCCCTCCCCGCAGTCTGCTCGAACAATCGATTGAGGAAGCGGTCGAAGAAGCGGAAGAAGCGCTTGGGCGTCCGCCCGAAGCGCGGCCGCTGCTCGAGTCGCTCCGACCGGGTCGCGCTCGCCATCGCGTCGTCGTTACCGGCCTCGGCGCGATGACCGCGCTCGGCGAAAGCCCTGACGCCTTCTGGGCCGCCCTGCTCGCCGGCGAGTCCGGCGTCGGCCCGATGACCCTCACCGACCCCACCAACTATCCCTGCCGGATTGCCGCTGAGGTGCGCACCTTCGACCCGCGGAACTATCTTGATGCCAAAGAGGCGCGCCGGATGGCGCGGTTTACGCAGCTGGCGGTAGCGGCGGCAGACCAAGCGATCCAAGCGGCGGGGCTGCGTCCCGAGGCGGAAGACCGTGACCGGATTGGGGTCCTTATCGGCAACGGGAACGGCGGCTTTCCGAATATCGATGCCGAGATGCGCACCCTCGTCGCTCGCGGCGGAATGAAAGTAAGCCCGCTCTTTTTCCCCATGATCCTGCCGAACATGGCGGCGTCGCAGATTTCGCTGCGCCACCGGCTGACCGGCTACTCTTCGACCGTAACGACAGCGTGCGCTGCGGCAACCCAAGCGATCGGCGAGGCCGTCGAGCTGATCCGGCGGGGAGCGCAAGATGTGATGATCGCCGGCGGCACGGAAGCGGGGATTAGCGAGCTTGGCTTGGCCGGCTTCTGTGTCATGCGCGCTTTAGCAACGGACAACGACGACCCGCCGCGCGCTTCGCGTCCTTTTGACCTGACCCGCAACGGCTTTGTTCCTGCCGAAGGTGCGGCCATCCTCATTCTCGAAAGCCTCGAGCACGCGCTCGCCCGCGAAGCGGTCATTCTGGCGGAGATCACGGGATACGGCGCCTCGGCCGATGCCTATCATCTCGTTGCGCCGGACCCCGAGGGCCGGGGCGCAGCGCTCGCGATGCTCCGCGCCATCGCCGATGCCGGCCTCAGTCCGTCCGACATTAGCTGGATCAACGCCCACGCCACTTCAACCGAACTTGGCGATGTCGCCGAAACGAATGCGATCAAACGCGCGTTTGGCGAGGCAGCCTACCGGATCCCGGTGTCGGCGACGAAGTCGATGATCGGGCATGCGCTTGGCGCCGCAGGCGGACTCGAAGCGGTCGCCTGCGTCCTCGCCATCCGGGACCAACAGATCCACCCGACAATCAACCTCCGCACTCCCGACCCCGCCTGCGACCTCGACTATGTGACCGAAGGAGCGCGCAAAATCCGCGTCCAGCATGTGCTGTCGAACAGCTTCGGCTTCGGCGGCCAGAACGCCTGCCTCGTCTTCAGCCGGTATGAGCGCGTCGACTAG
- the purK gene encoding 5-(carboxyamino)imidazole ribonucleotide synthase — MMGASTVQPEQERRGDLGARARCRRPFRLGVVGGGQLARMMVPPAHRLGAIVQVLERSPGSPAALAGAHETVGDWDDPATLVRFARDLDALTLDHEFVDATALAAVEAAGVRVRPGAATLRRIQDKLVQKETLAKAGLAVAPFRPVETAADLVAAGEALGWPLVLKARRGGYDGRGNRVVRGPEEAAAALAAFAARPGGLYVEGWVAFRRELAIMVVRSDAGEIVAYPPVHTIQRDNICHEVRFPCGAAEDVVRVASRAAETFGVVGALGVELFELEDGRLLVNELAPRPHNSGHYTIEACVTSQFENHVRAVLGLPLGDPSPRVPAAVMVNLLADGDGPGQPAGLADALAVPGAAVHLYGKTMARRGRKMGHITVTGAEVSEAAARARAAAAAIRFGEEA, encoded by the coding sequence ATGATGGGAGCAAGCACCGTTCAGCCGGAACAGGAGCGCCGCGGCGACCTCGGCGCGCGTGCACGCTGTCGCCGTCCTTTTCGCCTTGGGGTTGTCGGCGGCGGCCAGCTTGCGCGCATGATGGTTCCGCCGGCCCACCGCCTCGGCGCGATCGTGCAGGTCCTCGAGCGCTCCCCCGGCAGCCCTGCTGCTCTTGCCGGCGCCCACGAAACGGTAGGCGACTGGGACGACCCGGCAACCCTTGTCCGGTTCGCTCGGGATCTCGACGCGCTCACGCTCGACCACGAGTTCGTCGACGCGACCGCGCTCGCCGCGGTGGAGGCGGCCGGCGTGCGGGTCCGCCCCGGCGCTGCTACCCTCCGGCGAATCCAGGACAAACTGGTTCAGAAGGAGACGCTCGCCAAGGCGGGCCTTGCGGTGGCGCCGTTTCGGCCGGTCGAGACGGCGGCTGACCTCGTGGCAGCCGGTGAGGCGCTCGGCTGGCCGCTCGTGCTGAAAGCTCGGCGGGGCGGCTACGACGGCCGCGGCAACCGGGTCGTGCGCGGTCCGGAGGAGGCTGCTGCCGCGCTCGCCGCCTTCGCCGCGCGGCCGGGCGGGCTGTATGTCGAGGGCTGGGTCGCCTTTCGGCGCGAACTCGCAATCATGGTCGTCCGCAGCGACGCTGGAGAGATCGTCGCCTATCCCCCCGTCCATACGATCCAGCGCGACAATATCTGCCATGAGGTGCGCTTCCCCTGCGGCGCGGCTGAGGACGTTGTCCGGGTCGCCTCCCGCGCCGCCGAGACGTTTGGCGTGGTCGGCGCGCTCGGCGTTGAACTGTTTGAACTGGAAGACGGGCGGCTCCTCGTGAATGAGCTCGCGCCGCGCCCGCATAACTCCGGACATTACACCATCGAAGCGTGTGTCACCTCACAGTTTGAGAACCATGTCCGCGCCGTGCTCGGCCTGCCGCTCGGCGACCCCTCCCCGCGCGTCCCGGCAGCGGTGATGGTGAACCTTCTCGCCGACGGCGACGGTCCTGGCCAGCCGGCGGGCCTCGCCGATGCGCTCGCGGTTCCGGGCGCGGCAGTGCATCTCTACGGTAAGACGATGGCGCGGCGCGGGCGCAAGATGGGCCACATCACGGTGACAGGCGCAGAGGTGAGCGAAGCGGCCGCGCGGGCCCGCGCAGCCGCCGCCGCGATCCGCTTTGGGGAAGAGGCATGA
- the purE gene encoding 5-(carboxyamino)imidazole ribonucleotide mutase, translating into MTPLVGVVMGSDSDLPTLQPAADVLAEFAIPYEIRVVSAHRTPLDMMEYGRTAHQRGLRVIIAGAGGAAHLPGMLASVTPLPVIGVPVRSQALSGLDSLLSIVQMPAGVPVATVAIGGGRNAGLLAVRILAASDPALRERMLAYQQRLAAESRAKNEQPPFSASSWRPPSSSPFFPERG; encoded by the coding sequence ATGACCCCGCTCGTCGGCGTGGTGATGGGCAGCGACTCCGACCTGCCGACTCTCCAGCCGGCAGCAGACGTGCTTGCAGAGTTTGCTATTCCCTATGAGATCCGCGTCGTCTCTGCCCACCGGACGCCGCTCGACATGATGGAGTATGGGCGGACTGCCCACCAGCGCGGGCTACGGGTCATCATTGCGGGCGCAGGCGGCGCGGCGCACCTGCCGGGCATGCTTGCCTCGGTGACACCGCTGCCCGTCATCGGCGTGCCGGTGCGCTCGCAAGCGCTCTCCGGGCTCGACTCGCTGCTTTCGATCGTCCAAATGCCCGCCGGCGTGCCGGTGGCGACCGTCGCCATCGGAGGCGGGCGCAATGCTGGCCTGCTCGCTGTCCGCATCCTCGCCGCTTCCGACCCTGCGCTGCGCGAGCGGATGCTCGCCTACCAGCAGCGCCTTGCCGCAGAGTCGCGCGCGAAGAATGAGCAGCCGCCCTTCAGCGCGAGCAGCTGGCGTCCCCCCTCCTCGTCACCGTTTTTCCCCGAGCGGGGATGA